Proteins from one Anopheles nili chromosome 2, idAnoNiliSN_F5_01, whole genome shotgun sequence genomic window:
- the LOC128721857 gene encoding uncharacterized protein LOC128721857 — MSWYSGEESSNFSYTSEGNGVTVGALQQPLWDTASPASTDAIGLAGTVLEVPTTAMDIQLLNDDHEKAILSDLCKSAGAESAPLTTFSYISEYICSNNIDIWPGEGPTMAGTGSCSAVWSDQRLPMSSCIHQQVYLRCKRVLETIIARNEQILALLRQKHRTNIKHYS, encoded by the exons ATGAGTTGGTATAGTGGTGAGGAATCGAGTAACTTTAGCTACACGTCCGAAGGTAATGGTGTAACGGTTGGTGCTTTGCAACAACCGCTTTGGGACACGGCCAGTCCTGCGAGTACTGACGCGATCGGGCTCGCTGGTACTGTGCTTGAAGTGCCAACAACTGCCATGGACATCCAGCTGCTGAACGACGACCACGAGAAGGCGATTTTGAGTGATCTATGCAAAAGTGCTGGAGCGGAAAGTGCGCCGCTGACGACGTTTAGCTACATCAGCGAGTACATCTGCTCGAACAACATCGACATTTGGCCGGGTGAAGGACCGACGATGGCGGGTACGGGTTCCTGTAGTGCGGTATGGAGCGATCAG CGATTGCCCATGTCTAGCTGCATTCACCAGCAGGTGTACCTCAGGTGCAAGCGAGTGCTGGAGACGATCATCGCAAGAAATGAACAGATTTTGGCTCTGTTGAGGCAAAAACATCGCACAAATATTAAACATTATTCGTGA
- the LOC128732142 gene encoding protein scarlet-like, producing the protein MASPKSTATEYCAIDNLDKAMAAGRANTEVTLTWQNLTIASQTKSGRRQFPVLDDISGTLQPGTLVALMGPSGAGKTTLMSALAYRMNDKLSVTGDIRVNGRPIGPYMYDISGYIYQDELLPNSITVHEHLQLMANLKLGTRVSAEHKRIMIADILSKTGLEKCAHTKIESAPGIGKTLSGGEKKRLAFAVELLSRPKFLFCDEPTTGLDSYSARQLVEMMKTLTRCGTIVLCSIHQPAEKLLYEFDSLILLTSGMTGFMGTPDEAVQFFRLQGVEREAGYNTADFLIKVLSSPIPTTKGNRFTTEAVCPRTICNSYAVSEAARRQEALISAELYRAAVEGEADTFRKQLLGKERGPCWFYTLYWLMYRHMLQTHRNPNLQYFKIIQRIAIAVVVGLCFSDAIELSQRGVQAMQGVIFLIVSENTFLPMYAALSLFPESFPLFQREKKANLYSTAQFYISSILSMSPFILLETCAFILIVYFLAHLRPTLLGLVVTVAASVLVMNVSIACGCFFSILFPTVASAMSYLVPFDYILMITSGIFIKIWSMPLYLRWMPFISWMMFASEAISIAQWDGVSSIECSNIIPSVCLHNGEQVLDQYSFRSNHLRTDFVALVGQYFMFHTLALLCLARRVSRN; encoded by the exons ATGGCTAGCCCGAAAAGTACAGCAACTGAATATTGTGCCATTGATAACCTCGACAAAGCGATGGCTGCCGGCCGAGCTAACACGGAGGTAACCCTAACCTGGCAAAACTTGACCATAGCATCCCAGACGAAGTCTGGCAGACGGCAGTTTCCGGTGCTGGACGACATCAGTGGTACGCTGCAACCCGGCACGCTGGTCGCACTCATGGGCCCGAGTGGGGCCGGCAAAACAACTTTGATGTCAGCCCTCGCCTACCGCATGAATG ACAAACTGAGCGTAACCGGAGATATTAGAGTGAACGGGCGTCCCATCGGACCGTACATGTACGACATCAGCGGTTACATCTACCAGGACGAGCTGCTGCCCAACTCGATCACCGTCCATGAGCATCTGCAGTTGATGGCCAACCTGAAGCTAGGTACACGCGTATCGGCCGAACACAAACGGATCATGATCGCGGACATCCTCTCCAAAACTGGGTTGGAAAAGTGCGCCCACACGAAAATCGAAAGTGCCCCCGGAATCGGTAAGACGCTGTCGGGTGGCGAGAAGAAACGGCTAGCCTTTGCGGTGGAGCTTCTGTCCCGGCCAAAGTTTCTGTTCTGTGACGAACCGACGACGGGACTGGATTCGTACAGTGCGCGGCAGCTGGTCGAGATGATGAAAACTCTGACCCGCTGTGGGACAATTGTGCTGTGTAGCATCCACCAGCCGGCCGAAAAGCTGCTGTACGAGTTTGACAGCCTGATACTGCTGACGAGCGGGATGACCGGGTTCATGGGCACTCCAGATGAGGCGGTGCAGTTTTTCCGGCTTCAGGGTGTCGAACGCGAGGCCGGCTATAATACGGCCGATTTTCTCATCAAGGTGTTGTCCAGCCCAATCCCCACAACCAAGGGCAACAGGTTTACGACGGAAGCCGTCTGTCCGAGGACGATCTGCAACAGCTACGCCGTGAGCGAGGCAGCACGCCGCCAGGAGGCGTTGATTAGCGCAGAGCTGTACAGGGCCGCCGTGGAAGGAGAAGCTGACACGTTTCGCAAACAGCTGCTGGGCAAGGAGCGTGGCCCGTGCTGGTTCTACACGCTGTATTGGCTGATGTACCGTCACATGCTGCAAACGCACCGGAACCCTAACCTACagtattttaaaatcatcCAACGCATA GCGATTGCGGTCGTCGTTGGACTATGCTTTTCGGATGCGATCGAGCTGTCACAACGGGGTGTTCAGGCGATGCAGGGCGTCATTTTCCTCATTGTGTCCGAGAACACGTTTCTGCCGATGTACGCCGCCCTGTCGCTTTTTCCGGAGAGCTTTCCGCTGTTTCAGCGCGAGAAAAAAGCCAACCTGTACAGCACGGCTCAGTTCTACATCTCAAGTATCCTGTCCATG AGTCCTTTCATCCTACTGGAGACATGCGCCTTCATACTGATCGTGTACTTCCTGGCTCATCTGCGACCGACTCTACTGGGTCTCGTCGTCACGGTTGCCGCCTCCGTGCTGGTGATGAACGTGTCCATTGCatgtggttgctttttttccatcctGTTCCCAACGGTCGCGTCCGCGATGTCTTACTTGGTACCGTTCGATTACATCTTGATGATTACTTCGGGaatatttatcaaaatttG GTCCATGCCGCTTTACCTTCGCTGGATGCCGTTCATATCCTGGATGATGTTTGCCAGCGAAGCCATATCTATTGCGCAATGGGACGGTGTATCTAGCATCG AATGTTCTAACATCATACCAAGTGTTTGCTTGCATAATGGTGAACAGGTTCTGGACCAATACTCGTTCCGAAGCAACCACCTGAGGACGGACTTTGTGGCACTCGTAGGGCAGTACTTCATGTTCCATACACTTGCCCTGTTGTGCTTGGCGAGGCGAGTGTCACGGAATTGA
- the LOC128720701 gene encoding uncharacterized protein LOC128720701 → MFRNMFLLAYSKQKILCRYYARKAKNPGLDRRAALLPENANTEDYESLDDSESNFYQVHKSHKQYETEQAQHRDRLQTWIVGNKYFKTKQLNFLTWSEKEQIRYLHGYDPEEWSIDKLTESFPADRYTIAKIVKTKWQPKDNKRMERHDAVVKENWQMFRSGRIKNIDSGFAQHLNKFMQRNTSETDQLLPKSESKRLYEIRPLPEGEFSAIVTSCKKYQSKNNEDESQQALLLEEKHRPDEPYVSSSAPKQDTFLIGNIQNTQHITLTAIKQQAVNRNPSTDSMKHELPNSELDLGTSIMDRLENIHKKYATVELSDSTTNAHSAKVEDIKEFIKIPKKLHRKGATYQVDDCFYDDDGEFLYRVPGMNRKRKQ, encoded by the coding sequence ATGTTTCGAAACATGTTTTTGTTGGCGTATAGTAAACAGAAAATATTGTGTCGTTATTACGCCAGAAAAGCTAAAAATCCTGGCCTAGACAGACGTGCTGCTTTACTGCCCGAAAACGCAAATACGGAGGACTACGAGAGCTTGGATGATAGCGAGTCAAACTTTTACCAGGTTCATAAAAGCCACAAGCAGTACGAGACAGAACAAGCACAGCACCGAGATCGGCTGCAAACATGGATTGTTGGCAATAAGTATTTTAAGACGAAACAGCTAAATTTCCTTACCTGGTCTGAGAAAGAACAGATACGGTACCTTCATGGGTATGATCCGGAGGAATGGAGCATAGACAAATTGACCGAAAGTTTTCCGGCGGACCGATATACGATTGCCAAAATTGTGAAGACAAAGTGGCAACCAAAGGATAACAAGCGAATGGAACGACACGATGCGGTGGTGAAAGAAAACTGGCAAATGTTCCGCAGTGGTCGtattaaaaatattgattCGGGATTTGCACAGCATTTGAACAAATTCATGCAACGCAACACCAGCGAAACAGATCAATTgcttccaaaaagtgaatcaAAGCGTCTGTATGAAATTCGGCCACTGCCGGAAGGAGAATTTAGTGCTATCGTTACAAGTTGTAAAAAGTATCAATCAAAGAACAACGAAGATGAGAGCCAACAAGCACTATtattggaagaaaaacatcgaCCAGATGAGCCCTACGTGTCCAGTAGTGCCCCAAAACAGGACACATTTCTAATAGGAAACATTCAAAATACTCAGCATATAACACTGACTGCTATTAAACAACAAGCTGTGAACCGTAATCCGAGTACGGACAGTATGAAGCATGAATTGCCGAACTCTGAGCTAGATTTAGGAACGAGTATCATGGACAGACTGGAAAATATTCACAAAAAGTATGCAACAGTGGAGCTTTCCGATTCTACAACCAATGCACATAGTGCAAAAGTGGAAGACATTAAAGAATTTATAAAGATTCCTAAAAAGTTACACCGGAAAGGAGCTACCTACCAGGTGGATGATTGTTTTTACGATGACGACGGTGAGTTCCTGTACCGTGTGCCCGGTATgaacagaaaaaggaaacaataa